The Corynebacterium sp. SCR221107 genome includes the window TCATGCCCACGGCCGGCATCCCTTGCCGAGAGACCTCTTCGGCGAGCATATCCACCTTCGCCATGCCATCGAGCATGGAGTACTCCGTGTGGTTGTGTAGGTGTACGAAGGAGGATTTTTTTGCCATGCCCAAGATCATAGAGGAAGCGTCAAACTCACACCGTTGGCCATGGCGTCCTGCCAGCTCACCCACATTTTCCACTATTGCCCACCGTTGTCACTTACGAAGCGGCGGGTGCCCACATCAACGTTTTCAGCGCGTGAGGTTTTCGCTTTCCGACGATGACCTGCGCAGTGCATATTTATTCACAACCTGAGGCACACAGGTTTCTACCATTTTCCCGCGACCACCGGTTTTGCACTGAATCGAGATAGGTAATGCTTGCCAACCATTTTCAGGCGTTATCATGTTTCGGTGACGTACGGAATCTTGGCCTATCTCCTATGGGGACTCTTCCCCGCTTATTTCCCGCTCCTCATACCGACAGCACCGGTGGAGATCATCGCCCACCGCCTCGTGTGGACGGGCGTATTTATGGCGATTGTCATGACTGTCACCAAGCAGTGGGGCCACCTGCGTCGGGCTAATGCGAAAACGTGGGCGCGGGTCACGGTGGCATCGGTTCTCATCGCAGCCAACTGGCTAATCTACGTCATCGCGGTCAACTCGGGACACGTGGCCGACGCCGCCCTAGGCTATTTCATCAATCCCTTAGTCAGCGTGATGCTCGGCGTGGTATTCCTGCACGAACGGCTGCGTAAGTTGCAGACCGCCTCGGTCATCATCGCGACCATCGCGGTTCTCGTCTTGACCATCGTTGGTGGGCACCCGCCCATTATGGGACTGGGTTTGGCTTTTTCTTTTGGCCTGTACGGACTGGTGAAAAAGGGACTCGACCTGCCAGCCACGGCCTCGCTGGCAGGCGAGACCCTCGTTTTGCTTCCCGTGGCCTTGGGTTACATCATCTACCTAGAGGTCCAAGGCACCGGCACGTTTACCTCGGAGGGCCCGGGGCACGCGGCGCTGCTTATCTCCGCCGGCTTGGTAACAGCAGTCCCGCTGCTGTTTTTCGGCATGGCCACAAAGCTCATCCCACTGTCAACCATCGGCATGCTCCAGTACATGACTCCAACCATCCAGATGTTGTGGGCCGTGTTTGTGAAAGATGAACACCTCGAGCCGATCCGGTGGATCGGCTTCATCATCATCTGGATTTCGGTTGTCGTCTACCTTTACGACATGCTCAAACACACTTGGTCCACCCGTCGCCGCATCGACGTCGATCCCGAATAACGCACCGCTCCCCAGCGCGTGCACAACGGTGTCTCTGGAGCGGATACCTCCGCTTGGGCTACCACCATTGCAAGTCTAAGCAATAGATGTCTTCCGGATCCGCGTCGGTGTTGGCCATCAACACCAGCCTGGCGAAATGCCGGTGACGGGAGGGAAAGCATCGCCGTAACCGGACGGTACCGGTCCGAGACCATCTTCCGGTGGACATAGCTGGTTCTCATTGTTGGAATGTCGACTGTGTCCCCTTCGCGTTATGGCCGGAACCACTGGTGCGGAAAACTAGAATCGTGTCATTGTGACGAAGGCCCCTTCTTCAAGATGTCAGAGGTGCGCATGTTGGCGGAAAAGACTTCCATATAAGTCAGATCTGCCAGCCCACGACGACCATCTGAAACTAAGTAAGGCATGGCCGTCTTCCGCTGTGGCCAGGAGCTACCGACGACAAGTCACCTGAATCGTAGTGCGCAATCTGCAAAGGCAACCATTTCGTAAATGCGCCCTTCCAGTTGGCGATTCATGTCTGGGATTCGTCTACATTTCCGTGTCTCTTTTGGCCTTCATACACACTGGCCAGTCACTGCCTGTAGCTCCAATACAAAGGGGTCGCTCCTGCTATTTGCATTTCTCACGCAACGACGGGCCGGATGCCCAGCCGCCCCCACGCAGCGCCCGCAGGCGCCACCTCGACGCTGAGTACCCCTTCGATCTCAGCAATGGCACGCAAGTCACGACTATCGGAATACACCACGACGCCAGCCACAGCAGCGTTTACCTGATTGTTTTCGGCCTGCTGGGCGAGTACCTGTGCGCGGGTCGCACTTCCTACTGGTTCGGGTAGCGGATAAGGCGTGAACCCCACCGGCACCGCAGCACTGACGCGGGTGGCGGTGAATCCATCAGCATCGATGACCGTGCCCACCTCGTCTAGGGATAGGGGTGCGCTGAAGGTCACCAATGCCCACCGGGTGCCTTCTGCCTGCTGAAGGGTCTCATCGGCACGCGCCGTGTAAGCGGACAACGCCTCGCCTGCTTCCATGCCGAGGCTATCGCCATTGATATTCATCGGCTTGGACACAAAATCTTTAGTGCCTAGGTAGGCAACCGCAGCGATGAGGGTCACGATAGCAAGCAGGGCGACAACGAGGCGTCCGCGATCGACCCCGTCCAAGGACCGCAACCACGTAGCCTTCTCGGGAGCTTCCCCATCGGCGAGCCGAAGCTGTCTACTCACGTGAGTGTGCCTTTCACGGTTGATCTATCTCCTGGGAGTTACTCCGCGCGCAAGACGTCGAGCGCATGCTGGAGGTCGGCCGGATACGGGGAGGTGATCTCCATCCACCGCCCATCGGCGGGATGCTGGAAGCCCAAGGACACCGCGTGCAGCCACTGACGGATGAGCCCAAGGCGCTCGGACAGCGTCGGATCCGATCCGTACATGGGATCCCCACAGCACGGGTGGTGTACGGCCGACATGTGCACGCGGATTTGGTGGGTACGCCCAGTTTCTAGGTGGACTTCCAGCAAGGAGGCCTCAGCGAAGGCCTCGAGGGTCTCGTAGTGGGTTACGGCGTGCTTGCCTTCGCTGGTCACCGCGAACTTCCATCCGGAGGAGGGGTGTCGCCCGATGGGTGCTTCAATGGTGCCTTGCAGGGGGTCCATGTGTCCTTGCACGAGCGCATGGTAGGTCTTTGTCACCGTGCGCTCCTTAAAGGCGCGCTTGAGCACGCTATAACCGCGTTCGCTTGCGGCCACCACCATGACGCCACTGGTGCCCACGTCGAGGCGTTGCACGATTCCTTTGCGCTCGGGCGGTCCAGATGTGGAAATCCTAAAGCCCGCTGCCGCAAGCCCCCCGATGACGGTCGGGCCCTCCCAGCCGACAGTCGGGTGGGCGGCGACACCTACTGGCTTATCGACAGCGATGACGTCGTCATCGGCGTAGAGGATCTCCATGCCCTCGACCGGTTCTTCTTTGGGCAGCAGAGGCTCCTGTGGTGCGGGCAAGGTCACGTCTAACCAGGCGTTGGCCACAAGGCGATCGGACTTGCCCACCGTACGGCCGTCGACAAGCACATCGCCGCCCGTTGCCAGCTCGGCCGCAACGGTGCGGGAAATGCCGAACAATTTGGACAAGGCGGCGTCGACACGCATGCCCTCCAAACCTTCAGGGACGATGAGGTTCTTATTCTCACGCATGCGCACCCTCCTGACCCGACTGCGTTTGTGCTGGGGCTGAATCGGCGCTGCGCCGCTGCGACTGCGCCCGCTGGCGTTCGTCGATAAACACACCGATGAGGAAGACCACTACGCCACAGGAAATCGCGGCGTCGGCGATATTAAACACGGCGAAGTTGCCCACTGAAATGAAGTCAACCACGTGTCCGAAATAAAAACCTGGTTCCCTCAGCAGACGATCGATGAGGTTGCCGGCGGCACCTCCTGCTACCAAGGCAAGACCCACCGCCGACCAGGCATCGGCCACCTTGCGGGAATACACCGCAATGCCAATGACAAAGGCGAGCTGGATGGTGGTAAAGACCCAGGTCGAGCCCTCCCCCATGGAAAAGGCCGCGCCAGAATTAAACAGCAACCGCAAACGGAACCAGTCACCGATGAGGAAGATGGGTCCGTCGGAAAGAAGATGCAGCATCCACGTCTTCACCGCCTGATCAAGCGCAGCGACAAAAACGGCAATAAACGCCATGATGCCTACAAAACTTCTTGACTTTCTCCCATCGAGTTGATTCACATCGCCCATTTTCCCAAAATTTGTGCCCATTACCCAAATGATTACTCACAGTTAGGCCAATTGAGAGAACAAAACGCGCAAGCATGAGCCTTTCTCACAGCCGCCTCGCCCGCCTATTTGCCATTGGCGGATAACTCTTTCCCTACTCAGAATGTCCCCCAGGTCTTAGCCCGAAGCCAACCATCTCGCACAACAGCAACAGCTCGTTCTCGGTATGCCCCAAGCCGCATATGTAGGGCCGCCGCGTGCCCTTGTTCCACCCCGCCTATCCAGCAATGTCATTCATGGGCGCCGCTGGGTTGCTGTGTAGGGTGTGAAGGGTGACTGATGCCGCTACTAAGCCCGCAAAGATTCGCCTCGTCGCGCTGGCTGCCGCCACCGCGTTGGCCGCGACAGGTCTTGTCGCCTGTTCGAGTGATTCCTCCGACTCCAGCTCCGATACCCAGGTCGAACAAGCCATGGGCGCAACCGTTGATGCACCCCGTGTTGTGGTGGTCGACCCCGGGACAAACCCCCAGGTTCTTTCCTACAAGGACCTCGGCGAAGAAAACGCAGATGAGGATGCTTCCCCACAGGAGATAACGCTTGCGCTCGCGGATGGTTTCACCCAGCAGATCGTGGCCGCCGATCAGGTCGATGTCCAAGCACCGGCCGGCGGCACGGTAACTACACTGACAGCACCGGTGAAGGTAGAAAGCGTCAAGGCACAAGCGGATTCCGCCACGGGCGCGACGCGCTCGGTTTCTATTACGGTCAATGATCCAAAGATCGACAATCTGGACCAGGCAGACGATGTGTCTTCTGCTTCAGGTTTCCGCGTGGGGTGGTTCGCCCAGGATTCCGGCCAGGTAACCTCGGTCAATTATGCCGCCCCGACGCAGGCCACGGACACCGGTCGTGCGCTCGTAGAAGGCTACTTTACCTCGCTGGTACCCCAGGCTGTCGTCTTCCCCACCGACCCGGTGGGTGTCGGCGGGACATGGACGGTGGACGTGAGAGTCGCAAGCGATACTACGATGCTGCGGACCACTACCTACACCGTCACCGCTATCGACGGCGACAAGGTTTCCTTGAACGTCGATGTTGCACAGCGACCCGTCCTCGGCGCAATTTCCGCCGAGCTTTCCGACGGGACCCACACCCTCAACGTGCTTAATTCCAACACCACGACCCAAGGGGCGATCGTGGTCGATCTCAACCAGCCGCTGCCGGTATCAGGCCAAGTCGCGTTCACAACCCGCGTAATCTACGGTGAGGACACGACCCAGACCCGGGTGGTCCAAGACACCACCACCGCCGTTACTTTCGGCGAGGCCAGCTAAGCACGCCGCACCCCACACCTTAAAGCCGAGTTCTCATCGGATAGCGCGGTGTCAAAAGTAGGATGCAGTCCTGCTGTATTGTGCTTGACGACGCCTACAGGCTCACTCTTGGTCACACTCGCCTTAACGCTTGCGATCCAATTTCGCCGGGGTACAAAAAACTCACCTCCCACACCGCCGCATGCCAAGCACGCAGAACTGTGTGGGAGGTTGGTGTATGTGAAAAGGTTTTAGCCTACTGGGCCGGCGCCTGCTCCACTGCGGCATCGGCGGGTGCTTCCGCCGGAGCCTCCGCAGGTACCTCAGCCGGAACCTCGGCTGCTGGGGGTTCGGCGGCCGCATCCGCGGCAGGGGTGCCGTCACTGCACATGGCCGGAACCTGCTCCGAGGCAACGGTGTTGGTGACCAAGGTGCACGCCCACGACTGGGAGAGCTTCCAGGTGCCGTCCTCGTAGACGAATTCCACGTTTTCGGCCGGCTGCGGCTCTTTGTCGGGGAGGATAAAGTTCACGGTTGCCAGCACCGAATCCGGGGTGTACCCCGGAAGAATCGGCTGCACTACCTGGAACTGCGCGCCGGATTCGATCTTGGAAGCCGTCATGGTATCAAACAGCTCCGGGGCGGCTTGACCACCTTGGACGGTGTTAATTTTCTGCTCGATGGTGGCATTCGGATCGGTTGCGATAGCCAGAATAGCGTTGAGATCATCAACGGTAGGCGTCGGCGCAAGCGCCTGTGAGGTGGCTTGCGATGTGGAAGCGGACGAAGCAGCAGCGCTCGTGGAGCTGCTGGCGCCCTCGTCGCTCGAGCAGGCCGAAATCGACAACACGGCGGTGGCAGCGATACCGGCCACGGCGATCTTTGAAAGCTTCACAGGGTTCTCCTTGATCATTTTGCGCTTCAGGCCTTCGTGTAAACCCCAAGCAATTTACCTGCCCACAGGCCAAAAGGAAAGTTGAATATCTTTCTTTAGCATTCGCTGCGGCCAAGAATTCGCCGCGGAAACGGGCAGTGACATCACCTAGCACGCAGTCCCATAGGTCATAATCCTGTCACGCATGTTATCGCGTTTGCTTTCTTCGCCCGAGGCAAACACCCCGAAATTACAACGCGTTTTGCTCATGTCCTAAGTCCTGGCGCCGCTGGCCGGGTTCGCTCGTTGACAGCCGTGGAATTGTCGATATGCCCACGCAAATCTGAGCGCCACAATAACACTGGGCTTCGGGTGCCTCTTCTCCTATTGTTTATGTGGCTTGCTTCACCGCCTAGATTCGAAACCCTTATCTATCCACTGCACTGCAACGCAAGTCCGGCAACAAAAGGCCAGCCAGACGCTTGTGTTCAGCCGCCAGGTGAGAGCCTCTTCTGGCCCACCCATTTCAAAAGTCCCCTATAATTGTGGATTCCTTGAGACACGGCCACTCTCGCTGCAACTTATCGACCTGCATGTCCACGTTCGGCTGCGGGTGGTGAAAAAAGGGGCAGCTTGTGGCATGCGCTGGCGCCGGTATGGCATTGTTTTACCCATGACGCACACCTCTGAGACCGGTAAGAAAGTTGTTGTTTTAACCACCGGCGGCACCATCTCGTGTACCGCTGATGCCAACGGAGCTTTGGTGCCCACCGTTTCCGGGCAGGAGCTGATCGCGCCGGTCGCCGAGCGTTTCGAGGGCGCACTCGACATTGAGGTCCGCGAGATCGACCTGTTGGATTCTTCCTCCATGACCTTTGCCGATATCGACCGCATCGCGGAGGCCGCATTCGCCGCCTTGGAGGATCCAGAGGTCGTGGGGGTGGTAATCACGCATGGTACCGATTCCATGGAGGAAACCGCGGTCGCGCTGGACACCTTCCACGTCGACGATCGCCCCATCGTGCTCACCGGCGCACAAAAGCCACACGGCCACCCCGAGGCCGACGGTCCCAACAACCTTTTCGAGGCCGTCATGATCGCCTCCGACACCTCCGCCCGCGGTATCGGCGTGTTGGTCGTCTTCGGTCATGCCGTCATTCCGGCGCGCGGCTGCGTCAAGTGGCACACCAGCGATGACCTCGCCTTTGCCACCAACGGCCCCGAGGAGCCGCTGCGCGCCGACCCGGTGAAGTATCGGCCACTGGCAGGCACCCGCATCGATATCATTCCCGGCTACCCCGGCGCTCCCGCAACCTTCGTCGACGCGGCGATCGAGGCCGGCACGCAGGGGCTCGTCGTCGAGGGCATGGGCGCGGGCAACGTGGGCAGCGAGCTCGGCGCCGCGCTCGGTCGCGCGCTCGACTCCGGAATCCCGGTGGTCATGAGCACCCGCGTTCCCCGCGGCGAGGTCGCGGGCGTCTACGGCGGCGCGGGCGGAGGCGCCACGCTGGCGGCCAAGGGCGCGATCGGCTCGACCTACTTCCGCGCCGGTCAGGCCCGCGTCTTGCTCGCCATCGCCGTGGCCACGGGCGTGCACCCGGCCACGCTGTTCTAGGGTCTATCCCACGCTTGCGCCTCCTCGGAGGCGCTTTTTGCTTCTCGACGCCTACGGCACCTCACCCGCATCCTCCTCTTCCCGCCTGTCCTTGACCGCGTCGACGAGGGCCGAGGTCCCCCAGTCAAGGCTCGCCAGCGGGTCCGCGGGATTAATCTTCGGGTCGTCCGCGGCGAACGTGCGCACGAGGGAGTCCTGCGGCCTGGTCGTGCGGGTCTCAAACCGGACGGTCACCTTCCCGTGTCCCAGCCCCTGGATCCAGCCGTGCCCGAACTCTGGATGGGAGACGTCCTGGGTTTGCCAGAAAGCGGAGCTATCCTCGACGGATGCCTCCTCGTGCGGCTGGGGTTCTTCCACGATGGAGGAACGCACGCCGGATTCGTAGTCGGTGTCGGCGACCGGGCGCCTGATCTGGTGGTCGAGCTCGGGGAACAGCACGTCCTGGCGGGCATCGTCGAGCCCGGAGTAGCTCACGCCGACCAGCCGGATGGGGCCCACCTCATCCGGGTAGCGCGCCAGCGAGAGCGCGGTGGCGCAAAGGGTCTCCGCGTCGTTGGTCGCGTACGGCAGCGTCATCGAGCGGGTCTCGGCGTGCATGTCGGCCATGCGCAGCTTGAGGGTGACGGTCCGCGCCCCTCGGCCGTCGTGAAGCAAGCGCTTCATGGCGCCTTCTGCCGCGCGCCTGATCGCCTGGTCCACCTCGGCGACGGTGCGCAGGTCCTCGGGG containing:
- a CDS encoding RluA family pseudouridine synthase, which translates into the protein MRENKNLIVPEGLEGMRVDAALSKLFGISRTVAAELATGGDVLVDGRTVGKSDRLVANAWLDVTLPAPQEPLLPKEEPVEGMEILYADDDVIAVDKPVGVAAHPTVGWEGPTVIGGLAAAGFRISTSGPPERKGIVQRLDVGTSGVMVVAASERGYSVLKRAFKERTVTKTYHALVQGHMDPLQGTIEAPIGRHPSSGWKFAVTSEGKHAVTHYETLEAFAEASLLEVHLETGRTHQIRVHMSAVHHPCCGDPMYGSDPTLSERLGLIRQWLHAVSLGFQHPADGRWMEITSPYPADLQHALDVLRAE
- the rarD gene encoding EamA family transporter RarD, which translates into the protein MTYGILAYLLWGLFPAYFPLLIPTAPVEIIAHRLVWTGVFMAIVMTVTKQWGHLRRANAKTWARVTVASVLIAANWLIYVIAVNSGHVADAALGYFINPLVSVMLGVVFLHERLRKLQTASVIIATIAVLVLTIVGGHPPIMGLGLAFSFGLYGLVKKGLDLPATASLAGETLVLLPVALGYIIYLEVQGTGTFTSEGPGHAALLISAGLVTAVPLLFFGMATKLIPLSTIGMLQYMTPTIQMLWAVFVKDEHLEPIRWIGFIIIWISVVVYLYDMLKHTWSTRRRIDVDPE
- a CDS encoding asparaginase codes for the protein MTHTSETGKKVVVLTTGGTISCTADANGALVPTVSGQELIAPVAERFEGALDIEVREIDLLDSSSMTFADIDRIAEAAFAALEDPEVVGVVITHGTDSMEETAVALDTFHVDDRPIVLTGAQKPHGHPEADGPNNLFEAVMIASDTSARGIGVLVVFGHAVIPARGCVKWHTSDDLAFATNGPEEPLRADPVKYRPLAGTRIDIIPGYPGAPATFVDAAIEAGTQGLVVEGMGAGNVGSELGAALGRALDSGIPVVMSTRVPRGEVAGVYGGAGGGATLAAKGAIGSTYFRAGQARVLLAIAVATGVHPATLF
- the lspA gene encoding signal peptidase II, whose product is MAFIAVFVAALDQAVKTWMLHLLSDGPIFLIGDWFRLRLLFNSGAAFSMGEGSTWVFTTIQLAFVIGIAVYSRKVADAWSAVGLALVAGGAAGNLIDRLLREPGFYFGHVVDFISVGNFAVFNIADAAISCGVVVFLIGVFIDERQRAQSQRRSADSAPAQTQSGQEGAHA
- a CDS encoding DUF6263 family protein, with product MTDAATKPAKIRLVALAAATALAATGLVACSSDSSDSSSDTQVEQAMGATVDAPRVVVVDPGTNPQVLSYKDLGEENADEDASPQEITLALADGFTQQIVAADQVDVQAPAGGTVTTLTAPVKVESVKAQADSATGATRSVSITVNDPKIDNLDQADDVSSASGFRVGWFAQDSGQVTSVNYAAPTQATDTGRALVEGYFTSLVPQAVVFPTDPVGVGGTWTVDVRVASDTTMLRTTTYTVTAIDGDKVSLNVDVAQRPVLGAISAELSDGTHTLNVLNSNTTTQGAIVVDLNQPLPVSGQVAFTTRVIYGEDTTQTRVVQDTTTAVTFGEAS